A region of the Bacillus sp. NP247 genome:
CGCGCTTCAAGGTATAGCTTAGGTGTGAATCCTGTATCTTTAATTCGTATTGTATCGCCCTCATTAATTAGTTCGTGCGCTAACCCAAATACTCGTCCAATACTTTGAGCTTGAACATCGTAAGAAACAGAAGTATTCACGCGTTTATCCATTTCTGTTTTCATAAGAATCTTCAGACGTTGCGGAGACATGTCTTGATCTTCTGTTTCTGGAGTATAAAATCCGAATTTATGCTGTCCTTTTTCGTTCCATCTTTGAAAAGCATCATCATCCACAAGATAAGGTACACCATTATTTATTTCTGAAATAGTAATAAAACCTCCGCCTTCTTTTCTCACAAAACCTAATAAGGCAGTACAAATATTTTGAGAGTTTTCAATACGTTTAATACCCATCAAATCTTTACCAAGGGTTACCTCTTTTTTTGTATCTCGTCCTCTTTTCTTAACCATGTCAACGTAACGACCAACGATTTGAGAGCCCAAAACTTCAGCACGATATTGAATTTCTAACTCAAATGAAGCTGCAATCTTTTTAAGTAAATTTAATGGATCGGTAAATTCATCAATGGTCATAGAATGCGATCCATTATGTTCTGTTTCACCTATTTTCCATTTCGTCCCTTTAAGGGCTATTTCCATACATTCTTTCAATGTTTTACTTTCAAACTTTTGTGGGCTAATAATTCCTGCTTTAGCAAGTTGAATCCAATCACCTGATGCATAAACTGTTAATGACCTATCATCAGAATTTTTTTCCACTTCTGTAATGACATAAGGAACGATTCTACGACCACGTACTTCTTTTAACACTAAATTTTGTTGCACAAGCATTGCTGCATGCTCTGTATTCTCAAACACTCTAAACTCTAATGTATCGATATTATTTTTAATTTCCCAATGTCGTTTGTCATCCCAATAGTCTTTGGGTTGTATAGCTGAAACGATTTGACTTGTTTTAAAATCAACAACATGTACGTCCCCACTTGGTGTTCTCATCTAAATCGCTCCCTGTATGTTAATTCCGGTATCCCCACATTAGCTGGACGTACTATAATTTCATTTTGCCCTCGTTTCACAACAGGAAATGTGCTAAATATGTCTTTCAGCGCTATTGCGTTTGTTCCGTTTATCGTTACAAGTGAACGTTCTGTATCTATTTGAATTTTATCTCCTACATCGAAAATATAAGGAGTTTCATCTATTGTTAAAGTATTTATTTTCCAAAACTTAACATCTTCAATAAATACAATGTCAGCAGGCGGATTCGCACCATAAACAATACAACCTACAGCTATCTTTGCTACTGGTCTAGCTGTCATAGGATTACTGTCAGACTCATCTCTCCATGTACGAACAAAACTAGCATCATCTATTTCAGTATTTTTGCGATATTTAGCAAAATAGAAACTCCATTCTTTGCCCCGGCGAGCTACTGAAACATGTCCTCTAAAGTCATTAAATGTATCAGAGTACATTCCCATCTCGTCAAAAATCCACTTTCTAGTACCTCCTGAATCAATAATCGCTTGTGCCGTTGTCATTTCATGACTCATATACTCGTCAGCCATTGCTAGTTCAACTATTACGTTGTCGTTAGCATCTAAAAGCATTACTACAGTTTTCCCCATTCTGTTCCAGTGTTCGGATTGGAAATTCATTTGCACATCAAGTCTAAAGTCTTGAATAACGCCTCCTGTATTAGGAATCGTTCGCTTCATAAAAGGACCGCGCCACTCAGTATCTGTTCCCGTTCCGTACGAATCAGGTGTAAAAGCATACCCTTGCCACACCTTCATAGCTCCCGAGCTTTTGTAAATACCTATTTTTCCAGTTACAGCTGTCCAAGGGGTTAAACTTTTCATTTCGTCCCATATGAGACGTTCATTTTGTTTTGCAACACGAGTTTTAACCCCTGTAGGATATCCCAGTCTAAAGTATTCGTCATCATTCCATACATCAAGGAAAGGACTCTGCGCTCCTACAGTGATATCTATAATAGGATTAGACTCTACAGAACCTTTGTTAAGAAAACTAGTCTTTAAGTCACCATTTGCAATAGCCAAGGTTTTCTTTTGTACAGGACCTAACTTATATGGCATTGGGCAAATAAATTTTAAAGTATCTTTTCCTAGACTCACAAAATCATCAACATTAAAATCTTCATCAATAACAGCTATATATGTTCTATCTGGTTTTGTGTCAAAAGTTAGCTCAACTGCTTCTTCTGTAATTAACCAAGCTGCTATTTCTTCTTTTAACGTTTCTAAATCTGTTCCATCTGGAACGATAATTCCCACAGGAACAGGAAGTGGACGAGGATCTGTTTCCGTTCCTAATAATCTTGCACCTGGATATCCAGGTGTTTTTAAAAAATTTCGTTTTAGAGGTGCCCATGTTGGTGGACTCCATCCTTTTTCTATTTGGATATATTTTTTACGTTCATTGTTAAATGTAAAAGAGCTCATTTTGACACCTCGTTTCTCTATAAAGTAAAAGAAACCTAAAAGTCTGAGTTTCTTCGTTCTTCTCTTTCTTGATACTCTTTTGTATATCGATAAGTTCCACGTGCCACGTCTCGACCTTCTAAAACAACAGGAACCTCAACTACCAAGTCACCACCAAGCATTGGAATTGCTCCGCCACCAGATGATCCAGACGAGTAATTAAATACTTGATTTGATACACCGTTTGTCATGGCTTGTCTGCTATTTGACATACTTCCATACACACCACTCATAACAGTCTTTAATCCTGATAACTGGCTCATAGAACTATCCATCATGCGACTCATATCACCCATTAATTGACTCATAGATCTGGTAGTACCAATCATAGTCTTAGCAATACCTTCACCAATATCTCCAAGTGTCTTTTTATTTAATGGTAAAACCGCTTCTGGTCCAGCTTCTCCTGCGCCTTGCAAGTTTCCGCCATTCATCCCGAATATTGTAGGCTTAGTGAATATACCACCTTTCGCGCGCCAATCAATATTAATTCCAGATGGATAAGTAACATCTTTCCCTAAAACATTTTTTGTACTTGTTTGCAAACTAAAATGCGGAAGAGGTGGCATTTCTGGTTTTGGAATTTTTAATTTCAAGTCACTAAAGAATCCCTTAATCTTCCCAATAAATTTTTCTATGCTGTCAACAGCATCTTTTATCGGGTCAACAATAAAACGTTTTGCCGCTTCAAATTTTTCTTGCGCTGCATTCTTCACAGAATCAAATTTTTCTTTAGCTGAGTTATATAAATCAGTAAATTTTTGCTTAGCTTGATTATACGTTTCAGTGACTGGATCAATCACATATTTTTTCACCAAATTCCACGCTGTAAGTGTATAAGATTTTATCGTTTCCCAATTACTTAATATCCAATTTGCTAAATCTCCAAGTTTTTGCTTGGTTGCATTCCACAAGTCTTGAACAGGCTGGATAACATACTGTTTTATTAAATTCCAAGCCATAAGGGTGTAAGATTTCGCTGTTTCCCACTGTGAACCAAGCCAAGAAACT
Encoded here:
- a CDS encoding distal tail protein Dit, yielding MSSFTFNNERKKYIQIEKGWSPPTWAPLKRNFLKTPGYPGARLLGTETDPRPLPVPVGIIVPDGTDLETLKEEIAAWLITEEAVELTFDTKPDRTYIAVIDEDFNVDDFVSLGKDTLKFICPMPYKLGPVQKKTLAIANGDLKTSFLNKGSVESNPIIDITVGAQSPFLDVWNDDEYFRLGYPTGVKTRVAKQNERLIWDEMKSLTPWTAVTGKIGIYKSSGAMKVWQGYAFTPDSYGTGTDTEWRGPFMKRTIPNTGGVIQDFRLDVQMNFQSEHWNRMGKTVVMLLDANDNVIVELAMADEYMSHEMTTAQAIIDSGGTRKWIFDEMGMYSDTFNDFRGHVSVARRGKEWSFYFAKYRKNTEIDDASFVRTWRDESDSNPMTARPVAKIAVGCIVYGANPPADIVFIEDVKFWKINTLTIDETPYIFDVGDKIQIDTERSLVTINGTNAIALKDIFSTFPVVKRGQNEIIVRPANVGIPELTYRERFR